The nucleotide window GCTCGGGCGTCGCGTCAGCAGTCGTGTCAGTCACGGAACGGTCCCTCTCGTCTCGACCGAGGTCGGTCGGTGATGGTGGCGCCATCGCCCTGCCGGGGTCTGGCGTGGTTGGTCTGCACGACGCCGCAACGTCGGTCCCTACTCCCCTGCGGCAGCCGGTTCATCCGAGGTGCTCGACCCCGAGGCGCCCGGGCCGGCCGCAGGCGTCTTGGTCGCCGGTGCCTTGCTCGCGGGAGCCTTGGTTGTCGGCGTCTTGGTAGCCGGCCCCGTTGTCGGGGCCTTGGCCCCCGCTGGCTTGGGCTGCTGGGCCTGCCGCTTGCTCTTGGATTGCCGCTTCGGCTGCTGCCGCGGTGGGGCTGCCACCGCGGCAGTTTCCTCCGCAGCGGCCGGTGCCGCATCACCGCGCCGGGCCGCCTTGCGGGCCGCCTTCGCCGCTCGGCGCGCCTCCTGTGCAGCCGCTGCCGGCGTCCCCGGCACGGGGTTGTTCCGGATGACGTAGAACTGCTGGCCCATCGTCCACAGGTTCGTGGTGAACCAGTACACCAGGACACCGATCGGGAAGTTGATGCCGCCGACGGCGAAGACCAGCGGGAACACGTACAGCAGGATCTTCTGCTGCTTGACCATCGGGTTGTCCGGAGCGGTGTTCTTCACGATCAGCTGACGCTGTGTGATGAACGTCGTCGCCGACATCGCGACGATCAACACCATCGCGAGAACCCTTGTGGCAGTAGGGTAAGGTGTTTCATTGGCGTTGAGGAACGTCCCATAGATGGGGACGCCGAAGATGTTCGCGTCCTGCGCCTGGCTCAGCAGATCGGCGTACTGCGGCCACGTGAAGACGCCCTCGGGGACGCCGCGGGCGATGCCCTGCAGCACGCTGAACAGGGCGAAGAAGATGGGGGCCTGCAGCAGGATCGGCAGGCAGGACGCCAGGGGATTGGTCCCGGTCTCCCGGTAGAGCTTCATCATTTCCTGCGACTGCCGCTCGCGGTCGCCGGCGTACTTCTTCTGGATCGCCTTCATCTGCGGCTGGATGATCTGCAGGTTCCGCTGGGCCTTGATCTGCTTCACGAACAGCGGGATCAGCAGGATCCGGATGACGACGACGAGCCCGACGATGGACAGCACCCACGCCCAGCCACTCGAGTCGCCGAAGATCGCGCCGAACACCTGGTGGAACTGCACCAGGATCCACGAGACTCCTGTGCGCAACCAGTCGAGGATGAACACTGCGCGCTCCTGCTACTCGTGCTCTTCGGTGGCCGGGACCGGCTGGTCGTCGGCTGTCGTCCGGGTGGGCGGTCGGGTGGCCGTCGCCGGAGCGGAGCCAGCCGTCGTGGCTGTCGTACGGGACATCGTCGCGCACCCGCCTGAGTGCCCGTCACCCGGCGGCCGATGTCGCGGCCGCCCGTCCGGCTCGATGTCGGCTCGCCAGCGGCCGCGCGGCGGAACGGGGTCCAGACCACCTGGCGTCCACGGATGGCACCGGCACAGCCGCCAACCGGCCAGCAGCGAACCCTTCACCGCTCCGTGCGTCGTCAGCGCCCCCAGAGCGTACGCCGAGCACGACGGGTACCAGCGGCAGCGGGCACCCAGCAGAGGGGACAGCACGAGTCGATAGAGCCGGATCAGGCCGACGAGCACGGCGGTGACAGCGCGCCCGATCGTGGCGCCGGCGAACGCGCCGACACCCCGCCCGACGTGCCAGACGCTGGTGCGGAACGACACGACGTCATTCTCCGGTCATTCGCCCGACGGCACAGCCGGTAGCGGGACG belongs to Actinomycetota bacterium and includes:
- the yidC gene encoding membrane protein insertase YidC, with translation MFILDWLRTGVSWILVQFHQVFGAIFGDSSGWAWVLSIVGLVVVIRILLIPLFVKQIKAQRNLQIIQPQMKAIQKKYAGDRERQSQEMMKLYRETGTNPLASCLPILLQAPIFFALFSVLQGIARGVPEGVFTWPQYADLLSQAQDANIFGVPIYGTFLNANETPYPTATRVLAMVLIVAMSATTFITQRQLIVKNTAPDNPMVKQQKILLYVFPLVFAVGGINFPIGVLVYWFTTNLWTMGQQFYVIRNNPVPGTPAAAAQEARRAAKAARKAARRGDAAPAAAEETAAVAAPPRQQPKRQSKSKRQAQQPKPAGAKAPTTGPATKTPTTKAPASKAPATKTPAAGPGASGSSTSDEPAAAGE
- the yidD gene encoding membrane protein insertion efficiency factor YidD translates to MGRAVTAVLVGLIRLYRLVLSPLLGARCRWYPSCSAYALGALTTHGAVKGSLLAGWRLCRCHPWTPGGLDPVPPRGRWRADIEPDGRPRHRPPGDGHSGGCATMSRTTATTAGSAPATATRPPTRTTADDQPVPATEEHE